In one Bacteroidota bacterium genomic region, the following are encoded:
- a CDS encoding M3 family metallopeptidase, which yields MPQDNEPAPAEAKPEAAAVVADDNPLLAAWDTPFGTPPLDEIEESHFLPAYDVALSKHTAEIEAIASNPEPATFDNTMLAMQQAGRELGRISRVFFNLTSSASNDELRAIQREMSPRLAEHSASITLNPDLFARIDALYQARGTLGLAPQQMRLLETRHEDFIRAGAQLEGADRERFAEIRSSLAGLYTQFAQNEQADREAWTLELSAEDVADLPDYIVSAAAGAAADREMEGHVITLARSSVEPFLQASPNRAQRETAWRAWTQRGSNANDNDNEDTIREILALRLELANLLGFETFAHYRTAGTMAGTPVAAMSLMEQVWYPARDRALEEAADIEARIAAAGLDHDLEPWDWRYYTQQVRAERFDLDESEVKAYLQLDNMVEAMFYVAERLFSITLTEREDIPTYHPDVRTWEMRDAEGEIAGIFYGDFFARPGKRGGAWMSSFRPQNGLTGELPLILNNCNYNKPAEGEAALLSFTDATTLFHEFGHGLHGLLSNTEYPSLAGTSVDRDFVEFPAQIYEHWLSQPEVLERFALHHETGEPMPAALLERVLSATTFNQGFATVEFLNSGFVDLAYHLNTDPASLEIDAFETEVLASRENLEDIPMRHRSTHFLHTFAGEGYSSGYYSYLWAGVLDNDGFAAFEEAGDIFDPELAQKLYENVFSAGDTQPAMDAYVGFRGREPNVDALLRNRGFIETES from the coding sequence ATGCCCCAAGACAACGAGCCGGCCCCTGCTGAGGCCAAACCTGAAGCGGCTGCAGTCGTCGCCGATGATAACCCGCTGCTGGCGGCGTGGGACACGCCGTTCGGCACTCCGCCGCTGGACGAGATTGAGGAATCGCATTTCCTGCCGGCCTACGACGTGGCCCTGTCCAAGCACACCGCCGAGATCGAGGCGATTGCTTCCAACCCCGAGCCGGCGACCTTCGACAACACGATGCTGGCTATGCAGCAGGCGGGGCGCGAGCTGGGCCGGATCTCGCGGGTGTTCTTCAACCTGACCAGCTCGGCCTCGAACGACGAGCTCCGGGCCATTCAGCGCGAGATGAGTCCGCGCCTGGCGGAGCACAGCGCGTCGATTACGCTGAACCCGGACCTGTTCGCGCGCATCGATGCACTCTACCAGGCGCGCGGTACGCTCGGGCTGGCGCCCCAGCAGATGCGCCTGTTGGAGACTAGGCACGAGGACTTCATCCGTGCCGGTGCCCAGCTCGAAGGCGCGGACCGCGAGCGCTTCGCCGAGATCCGCTCGTCGCTGGCCGGGCTCTACACCCAGTTCGCCCAGAACGAGCAGGCCGACCGCGAAGCCTGGACGCTGGAGCTGAGCGCAGAGGACGTGGCGGACCTGCCGGACTACATCGTCTCGGCCGCGGCCGGGGCGGCGGCCGACCGCGAGATGGAGGGCCACGTCATCACCCTGGCACGCTCCAGCGTGGAGCCGTTCCTCCAGGCCTCCCCGAACCGCGCGCAGCGCGAGACGGCCTGGCGCGCCTGGACCCAGCGCGGGTCGAACGCGAACGACAACGACAACGAGGACACGATCCGCGAGATTCTGGCCCTGCGCCTCGAACTGGCCAACCTCCTCGGCTTCGAGACCTTCGCCCATTACCGCACGGCCGGGACGATGGCCGGTACGCCGGTGGCGGCGATGTCGCTGATGGAGCAGGTCTGGTACCCCGCCCGCGACCGCGCCCTCGAAGAAGCCGCCGACATCGAGGCGCGCATCGCCGCGGCGGGTCTCGACCACGACCTCGAGCCCTGGGACTGGCGCTACTACACCCAGCAGGTGCGCGCCGAGCGCTTCGACCTGGACGAGAGCGAGGTCAAGGCCTACCTCCAGCTCGACAACATGGTCGAGGCGATGTTCTACGTCGCGGAGCGACTCTTCAGCATCACCCTCACCGAGCGCGAGGACATCCCGACCTACCACCCGGACGTGCGAACGTGGGAGATGCGCGACGCCGAGGGCGAGATCGCGGGCATCTTCTACGGCGACTTCTTCGCCCGTCCCGGCAAGCGCGGTGGGGCCTGGATGTCCAGCTTCCGCCCCCAGAACGGGCTGACCGGCGAACTCCCGCTGATCCTCAACAACTGCAACTACAACAAGCCCGCCGAGGGCGAGGCCGCCCTCCTATCGTTCACCGACGCGACGACGCTCTTCCACGAGTTCGGCCACGGCCTCCACGGGCTGCTCTCCAACACCGAGTACCCCTCCCTCGCGGGCACATCGGTCGACCGCGACTTCGTCGAGTTCCCGGCGCAGATCTACGAGCACTGGCTGTCGCAGCCCGAGGTGCTGGAGCGCTTCGCCCTGCACCACGAGACCGGCGAGCCGATGCCGGCCGCGCTTCTGGAGCGCGTGCTCAGCGCGACCACGTTCAACCAAGGCTTTGCGACGGTCGAGTTCCTGAACTCGGGCTTCGTCGACCTCGCCTACCACCTGAACACCGACCCGGCCTCCCTCGAGATCGACGCGTTCGAGACCGAGGTGCTGGCCAGCCGCGAGAACCTGGAAGACATCCCGATGCGCCACCGCTCGACGCACTTCCTGCACACGTTCGCGGGCGAGGGCTACTCGTCGGGCTACTACAGCTACCTGTGGGCGGGCGTCCTCGACAACGACGGCTTCGCCGCGTTCGAAGAAGCCGGCGACATCTTCGACCCCGAGCTAGCGCAGAAGCTGTACGAAAATGTCTTCTCGGCTGGTGATACGCAGCCCGCCATGGACGCCTACGTCGGCTTCCGCGGCCGCGAGCCGAACGTGGACGCCCTGCTGCGCAACCGAGGCTTTATCGAGACGGAGTCGTGA
- a CDS encoding YlcI/YnfO family protein → MRDTVSISLPKEVKAELDAAVEQEGLSRSDLVRQALRDYLFVRRFRQLRASMMSRAQAQGIFTDDDVFGRVS, encoded by the coding sequence ATGCGTGATACTGTCTCGATCAGTCTACCTAAGGAGGTCAAAGCCGAGCTCGACGCTGCCGTCGAGCAAGAGGGACTCTCGCGCAGCGACCTCGTCCGGCAGGCGCTGCGCGACTACCTCTTTGTCCGACGCTTCCGGCAGCTTCGCGCCAGCATGATGAGCAGGGCGCAGGCGCAAGGCATTTTCACGGACGACGACGTGTTCGGCCGCGTCTCGTGA
- a CDS encoding aspartate kinase: MPLHVLKFGGTSVGAPTALSNAAQIVARAAAEAQVVVVVSAASGVTDTLAHAVAALDGTGSDAGPHVARVRDRYARLAAAALSRDGLRRYEVALGIHTAALGRVLREVSGECATFALRDAALAVGERLSAPLVAALLSETKLDAQPVDAARLVRTDDRHGVASVDALATYPALRAWHRALRPGVVPVVTGYLGSTDRGTVTTLGRGGSDYTAGLVAAALGADLLERWTDTDGLYDDDPNLNPDAAPVPTLRLDEAAALARQGRLGMHPRALDPLVGTATRVRVRSTAAPDAPGSWLLPTSADASPADSLTPEPAHASTP; the protein is encoded by the coding sequence ATGCCTCTCCACGTCCTCAAGTTCGGCGGTACCTCCGTCGGCGCCCCGACGGCGCTTTCGAACGCCGCCCAGATCGTCGCCCGCGCAGCGGCGGAGGCTCAGGTCGTGGTCGTCGTCTCGGCCGCGTCCGGCGTGACCGACACGCTCGCCCACGCCGTCGCCGCCCTCGACGGGACGGGGTCAGATGCCGGCCCGCACGTCGCGCGCGTGCGTGACCGCTACGCTCGGCTCGCGGCGGCTGCGCTCAGCCGCGACGGCCTCCGACGCTACGAGGTTGCCCTCGGCATCCACACCGCCGCCCTCGGCCGGGTGCTGAGAGAGGTCTCCGGCGAGTGCGCGACGTTCGCCCTCCGCGACGCCGCGCTCGCGGTCGGCGAGCGGCTCTCGGCTCCTCTCGTGGCGGCGCTGCTGAGCGAGACGAAGCTCGACGCGCAGCCCGTCGACGCCGCTCGGCTCGTTCGCACGGACGACCGCCACGGGGTGGCCTCGGTCGATGCCCTTGCGACGTACCCTGCACTGCGGGCCTGGCACCGAGCACTACGTCCCGGCGTCGTCCCCGTCGTGACCGGCTACCTCGGCAGCACCGACCGGGGCACCGTGACGACGCTCGGGCGCGGCGGGAGCGACTACACGGCCGGCCTCGTCGCCGCCGCGCTCGGGGCCGACCTGCTGGAGCGCTGGACCGACACCGACGGGCTCTACGACGACGACCCGAACCTCAACCCCGACGCCGCGCCGGTCCCCACGCTCCGCCTCGACGAGGCCGCCGCGCTCGCCCGTCAGGGCCGCCTCGGGATGCACCCCCGCGCGCTCGACCCGCTCGTCGGGACGGCCACGCGCGTCCGCGTCCGCTCCACCGCCGCCCCCGACGCGCCCGGCTCCTGGCTGCTACCAACCTCTGCCGACGCTTCGCCTGCCGACTCTCTGACTCCCGAACCCGCTCACGCTTCCACGCCATGA
- a CDS encoding DNA topoisomerase IV subunit B: MAEVATTYTGRDIQVLEGLEPVRRRPGMYIGGTGKAGLHHLVWEIVDNAVDEATNGYASQIEVVLHRDGRSLTVTDNGRGIPVDKHPTKKVPTLEVILTTLHAGGKFDGASYITSGGLHGVGSSVVNALSEELVAEVKRDGTLYRQTYERGAPTSKLKRVRKNVRGTGTSIFFRPDPDIFETVVLDAAVIAETLEVKTYLNAGLKIVFKDETAGTRHEFEHEGGIAEYLEKLIVDDTARPVHPASFVVRQDLEEGGRIEVALHWTEAPKERLHSFVNGIPTRFGGTHEQGMKDAVTKSVRNYMDTHDLVPKKLDITADDIREGLYGIVNLFIVEPQFQGQTKERLNNPEARGVVSGALRVDFEQYLNAHPTVAEAIITRVVQAAKARVASRTAARQARRKSAVSHRLNLPGKLADCSSTDPAESELFIVEGDSAGGSAKQGRDRKTQAILPLRGKVLNAEQATTAKVSANKELSNIVDALGCGLGDDLDPAKLRYHKVILLMDADSDGHHIATLLLTFFYRYLRPLIDEGYVYIAQPPLYRIDAGKETYWALDEADREKILKKLTKGRAKPEIQRFKGLGEMMPATLNETTLDPASRRLLQVTIPDGEKLETETTISDLMGRDAAPRFAFIMSNAAEVEELDV, translated from the coding sequence ATGGCAGAAGTAGCAACCACCTACACCGGCAGAGACATTCAGGTCCTCGAAGGACTGGAGCCGGTCCGCCGCCGCCCCGGCATGTACATCGGCGGGACCGGCAAGGCGGGCCTCCACCACCTCGTCTGGGAGATCGTCGACAACGCCGTCGACGAGGCCACCAACGGCTACGCCTCGCAGATCGAGGTCGTCCTCCACCGCGACGGGCGGAGCCTGACCGTCACCGACAACGGGCGCGGCATCCCGGTCGACAAGCACCCGACGAAGAAGGTGCCGACGCTGGAGGTCATCCTGACGACGCTCCACGCAGGCGGCAAGTTCGACGGGGCGAGCTACATCACCTCCGGCGGCCTCCACGGCGTCGGCTCGTCGGTCGTCAACGCGCTCTCCGAAGAGCTCGTCGCCGAGGTCAAGCGCGACGGGACGCTCTACCGGCAGACCTACGAGCGCGGCGCGCCGACCTCGAAGCTGAAGCGCGTCCGCAAGAACGTCCGCGGCACCGGCACCAGCATCTTCTTCCGGCCCGACCCCGACATCTTCGAGACGGTCGTGCTCGACGCTGCGGTGATCGCCGAGACGCTCGAAGTCAAGACCTACCTCAACGCCGGGCTGAAGATCGTCTTCAAGGACGAGACGGCCGGCACGCGCCACGAGTTCGAGCACGAAGGCGGGATCGCGGAGTACCTCGAAAAGCTGATCGTCGACGACACGGCGCGGCCGGTCCATCCGGCGTCGTTCGTCGTTAGGCAAGACCTGGAGGAAGGCGGGCGGATCGAGGTCGCGCTCCACTGGACCGAGGCGCCGAAGGAGCGACTTCATTCGTTCGTCAACGGCATCCCGACGCGCTTCGGCGGCACGCACGAGCAGGGGATGAAGGACGCCGTCACGAAGTCAGTCCGGAACTACATGGACACCCACGACCTCGTCCCGAAAAAGCTCGACATCACCGCCGACGACATCCGCGAGGGGCTCTACGGGATCGTCAACCTCTTCATCGTCGAGCCGCAGTTCCAGGGCCAGACCAAAGAGCGCCTCAACAACCCCGAGGCGCGCGGTGTCGTGAGCGGTGCCCTCCGGGTTGACTTCGAGCAGTACCTGAACGCGCACCCGACCGTCGCCGAGGCGATCATCACCCGCGTCGTGCAGGCGGCGAAGGCGCGCGTGGCGAGCCGGACGGCGGCGCGGCAGGCCCGGCGGAAGTCCGCCGTCAGCCACCGCCTCAACCTCCCCGGTAAGCTCGCCGACTGCTCGTCGACCGACCCCGCCGAGAGCGAGCTGTTCATCGTCGAGGGCGACTCGGCCGGCGGCTCGGCCAAGCAGGGGCGCGACCGGAAAACGCAGGCGATCCTCCCGCTCCGCGGCAAGGTCCTCAACGCCGAGCAGGCGACGACGGCGAAGGTCAGCGCCAACAAGGAGCTGTCGAACATCGTCGACGCCCTCGGCTGCGGCCTCGGCGACGACCTCGACCCGGCGAAGCTGCGCTACCACAAGGTCATCCTCCTGATGGACGCCGACTCCGACGGGCACCACATCGCGACGCTCCTGCTGACGTTCTTCTACCGTTACCTCCGCCCGCTCATCGACGAGGGATACGTCTACATCGCGCAGCCGCCGCTCTACCGGATCGACGCCGGGAAGGAGACCTACTGGGCGCTCGACGAGGCCGACCGCGAGAAGATCCTCAAGAAGCTGACGAAGGGCCGCGCCAAGCCGGAGATCCAGCGGTTCAAGGGGCTCGGCGAGATGATGCCCGCGACCCTCAACGAGACCACGCTCGACCCCGCTTCGCGCCGCCTCCTCCAGGTCACGATCCCCGACGGCGAGAAGCTGGAGACCGAGACGACGATCTCGGACCTCATGGGCCGCGACGCCGCCCCGCGCTTCGCCTTCATCATGTCCAACGCCGCCGAGGTCGAAGAGCTTGACGTGTAG
- the metX gene encoding homoserine O-acetyltransferase: MLQSITLDASFVTDAGATLDRPTVTYGAWGRLNDGADNAVVVCHALTGSPDATDWWGPLIGPGCALDTDRYFVVCLSAPGSPYGALSPRATDPATGRDYGSTFPRFTVRDSVRLHRAALDALGVRGVALAIGGSLGGMFALEWGRYPGFVRAVAPVAVGVRHEAWAIGWNEAQRQALFADAAWAGGDYDPATPPRAGLAAARAVAMLSYRSPAAFAERHGRRAMPDDPGLFAAASYLRYQGAKLADRFDAACYVALTHTLDSHDATRSEGDGGLADITVPALVVGIDSDVLYPLAEQEALAAALPDATLGVVRSPYGHDAFLIEFDQLGTLLRPWVERHAASPSTEALTS; this comes from the coding sequence ATGCTCCAATCCATCACGCTCGACGCCTCGTTCGTCACCGACGCCGGCGCGACCCTCGACCGACCGACGGTGACCTACGGCGCGTGGGGCCGCCTGAACGACGGGGCCGACAACGCCGTCGTCGTCTGCCACGCCCTCACCGGGAGCCCCGACGCGACCGACTGGTGGGGGCCGCTCATAGGTCCCGGCTGCGCGCTCGACACCGACCGGTACTTCGTGGTTTGCCTGAGCGCTCCGGGGTCGCCCTACGGCGCGCTCTCGCCGCGCGCGACGGACCCCGCGACAGGCCGGGACTACGGGAGCACGTTCCCGCGCTTCACCGTCCGCGACAGCGTCCGGCTCCACCGGGCGGCGCTCGACGCGCTCGGCGTCCGCGGCGTCGCGCTTGCCATTGGCGGCTCGCTCGGCGGGATGTTCGCGCTCGAATGGGGACGCTACCCTGGGTTCGTCCGCGCCGTCGCGCCGGTCGCGGTCGGGGTGCGGCACGAGGCGTGGGCGATTGGCTGGAACGAGGCGCAGCGGCAGGCCCTCTTCGCCGACGCCGCCTGGGCCGGGGGCGACTACGACCCGGCGACGCCGCCCCGCGCAGGCCTCGCCGCCGCTCGGGCTGTGGCGATGCTCTCGTACCGTTCGCCCGCCGCCTTCGCCGAGCGCCACGGACGACGGGCGATGCCCGATGACCCCGGTCTGTTCGCCGCGGCGAGCTACCTCCGCTACCAGGGTGCCAAGCTCGCCGACCGCTTCGACGCCGCCTGCTACGTCGCCCTCACCCACACGCTCGACAGCCACGACGCGACCCGGAGCGAGGGCGACGGCGGCCTCGCTGACATCACCGTGCCCGCGCTCGTCGTCGGGATCGACAGCGACGTGCTCTACCCGCTCGCCGAGCAGGAAGCACTCGCGGCGGCGCTCCCCGACGCCACGCTCGGCGTGGTCCGTTCGCCCTACGGCCACGACGCGTTTCTGATCGAGTTCGACCAGCTCGGCACCCTCCTCCGGCCGTGGGTCGAGCGCCACGCCGCCTCGCCCTCCACCGAAGCCCTGACCTCGTAG
- a CDS encoding aspartate kinase, which yields MTSSASADLYLAGVGAVGTALLGRLEALSDGAPRLVGACTTRGAVWNPDGLAPAALAATPSWDEPTDWNTILPRLEEAAGGARPVVFVDATSDPDVGRAYLRLLEAGVLVVTPSKHANTFEQAYFDALLAASGGGVRYRYETTVGAGLPVVQPVRDLRASGDRIEEIVCSPSGTLTFVFDRLGQGASFSEAVVEARQRGYAEPDVRDDLSGEDVVRKLIILARTAGYRVERSEVEVEPLTPPALADVPAAEVPDRLAAYDAAWSDRAAAAAAEGQVLRYVGRFEDGRIAVGVREVPTDSALGQLAGTDTLFTFRTERYGDAPITISGPGAGADVTAGGILADVHTVVAQAHAAQEQVVPAG from the coding sequence ATGACCTCGTCCGCCTCCGCTGACCTCTACCTCGCCGGCGTCGGTGCCGTCGGCACCGCGCTCCTGGGCCGCCTCGAGGCGCTCAGCGACGGCGCGCCCCGTCTCGTCGGTGCCTGCACCACACGCGGTGCGGTGTGGAACCCCGATGGCCTCGCGCCTGCCGCGCTCGCCGCAACCCCGTCGTGGGACGAGCCGACCGACTGGAATACCATCCTGCCGCGACTCGAAGAGGCCGCAGGCGGGGCGCGGCCGGTCGTGTTCGTCGACGCCACGAGCGATCCCGACGTGGGGCGGGCCTACCTCCGCCTGCTCGAAGCGGGCGTCCTCGTCGTCACGCCGAGCAAGCACGCCAACACGTTCGAGCAGGCCTACTTCGACGCGCTCCTCGCGGCGTCCGGCGGTGGCGTCCGCTACCGCTACGAGACGACGGTCGGGGCCGGCCTGCCCGTCGTCCAGCCCGTCCGCGACCTTCGGGCGAGCGGGGACCGGATCGAGGAGATCGTGTGCTCGCCCTCGGGGACGCTCACGTTTGTGTTCGACCGGCTGGGGCAGGGGGCGTCGTTCAGCGAGGCCGTCGTCGAAGCCCGGCAGCGCGGCTATGCCGAGCCCGACGTCCGCGACGACCTCTCGGGCGAGGACGTGGTGCGCAAGCTGATAATCCTCGCGCGGACGGCCGGCTACCGCGTCGAGCGGAGCGAGGTCGAGGTCGAGCCGCTCACCCCGCCTGCCCTCGCCGACGTGCCCGCCGCCGAGGTCCCCGACCGGCTCGCGGCCTACGACGCGGCCTGGTCCGACCGGGCAGCAGCGGCAGCAGCCGAAGGCCAAGTGCTGCGCTACGTCGGGCGGTTCGAGGACGGCCGGATCGCGGTCGGCGTCCGCGAGGTGCCGACGGACTCGGCGCTCGGGCAGCTCGCCGGGACCGACACGCTCTTCACGTTCCGCACCGAGCGCTACGGCGACGCCCCGATCACGATCTCCGGCCCGGGAGCTGGGGCCGACGTGACCGCAGGCGGGATCCTCGCCGACGTCCACACCGTCGTCGCGCAGGCACACGCAGCGCAGGAGCAGGTGGTACCGGCAGGCTGA
- a CDS encoding DNA topoisomerase (ATP-hydrolyzing): MPVVDVIPLHETAKERYLNYALSVITSRALPDIRDGLKPVQRRILHAMHKDLRLTPDARFRKSATVVGSVMGQYHPHGDTAIYDAAVRMAQPFSLRAPLVDGHGNFGSLDGDNPAAMRYTEARLTPLGASFSEEIRKKTVPFRPNYDGTLFEPVVLPAQFPNLLVNGATGIAVGMATNIPPHNLGEVIDAAIYLVGSPNARISTLVEKFIPAPDFPTGGRILNTPDELVSIYEKGEGAVDLRGGYEMEGKGKVILTSVPYGLAKGDLIEKIADHIRTGRVPQIVDIRDESTDEVRVVLEIKRGADAEAALAYLFKHTPLQTRFHVNMTCLVPTENPEVAAPKKVNLREALQAFLDFRFEVVVKRLRYDLELLEKRIHILEGFVKIFDALDEAIKLIRSSKNKADAAQRLMHRFGIDDLQADAILEIKLYRLARMEVDAIRAELAEKEKAAAALRTLLGDEKGLWTLIKKELRDLRKQYATDRLSEVIGPDAVLEYSAEDYITKEDVYVIVTRDGWVKRQRSYTEMGAIRVRDGDEVAYALAGSTRATVAFFTSAGRVFTARIDDLPQTTGYGDPVQKFFDFRDKEHVVGVASLDERVLPTPIPVGEAEPELFGGDGAPADLDVGPFGVALTDDGMAVRFTLDAFAEPSNKNGRVFMRVGKGSRVVGAAVSRGDENVCLASREGRALIFPAPQIPVFKSAAKGVIAMRLDEKDRVLGFVLSDAAREGFEVETNRGRTEIVRTTKFEVSNRGNKGKNVIQRGTLRRVVPPPVELHLNGQ, encoded by the coding sequence GTGCCCGTCGTCGACGTCATCCCCCTCCACGAGACCGCGAAAGAGCGCTACCTCAACTACGCGCTCTCGGTCATCACCAGCCGCGCGCTCCCCGACATCCGCGACGGCCTGAAGCCGGTCCAGCGCCGCATCCTCCACGCGATGCACAAGGACCTCCGCCTCACGCCCGACGCCCGCTTCCGCAAGAGCGCGACGGTCGTCGGCTCGGTGATGGGGCAGTACCACCCCCACGGCGACACGGCGATCTACGACGCCGCCGTCCGCATGGCGCAGCCGTTCAGCCTCCGCGCGCCGCTCGTCGACGGCCACGGCAACTTCGGCTCGCTCGACGGCGACAACCCGGCCGCGATGCGCTACACCGAGGCGCGGCTGACCCCGCTCGGCGCGTCGTTCTCGGAGGAGATCCGCAAGAAGACGGTCCCGTTCCGCCCGAACTACGACGGGACGCTCTTCGAGCCGGTCGTCCTCCCAGCGCAGTTCCCGAACCTGCTCGTCAACGGCGCGACCGGCATCGCGGTCGGGATGGCGACGAACATTCCGCCGCACAACCTCGGCGAGGTGATCGACGCCGCCATTTACCTCGTCGGCAGCCCGAACGCGCGCATCTCGACGCTCGTCGAGAAGTTCATCCCGGCCCCAGACTTCCCGACCGGCGGGCGTATCCTCAACACGCCAGACGAACTCGTCTCGATCTACGAGAAGGGCGAGGGCGCGGTCGACCTCCGCGGCGGCTACGAGATGGAAGGCAAGGGTAAGGTGATCCTGACCTCGGTGCCCTACGGACTGGCAAAGGGCGACCTGATCGAGAAGATCGCCGACCACATCCGCACGGGCCGGGTCCCGCAGATCGTCGATATCCGCGACGAGAGCACGGACGAGGTGCGGGTCGTCCTCGAGATCAAGCGCGGCGCGGACGCCGAGGCCGCGCTCGCCTACCTCTTCAAGCACACGCCGCTCCAGACCCGCTTCCACGTCAACATGACGTGCCTCGTCCCGACCGAGAACCCGGAGGTCGCCGCGCCGAAAAAAGTCAACCTCCGCGAGGCGCTCCAGGCGTTCCTCGACTTCCGGTTCGAGGTGGTCGTCAAGCGGCTGCGGTACGACCTCGAGCTGCTCGAAAAGCGCATCCACATCCTCGAGGGCTTCGTCAAAATCTTCGACGCGCTCGACGAGGCGATCAAGCTCATCCGAAGCTCGAAGAACAAGGCCGACGCCGCGCAGCGCCTCATGCACCGCTTCGGGATCGACGACCTGCAGGCCGACGCGATCCTGGAGATCAAGCTCTACCGCCTCGCCCGGATGGAGGTCGACGCCATCCGCGCCGAACTCGCCGAGAAGGAGAAGGCCGCCGCTGCGCTCCGCACCCTCCTCGGCGACGAGAAGGGCCTGTGGACCCTCATCAAAAAAGAGCTGCGCGACCTCCGCAAGCAGTATGCGACCGATCGGCTCTCCGAAGTCATCGGTCCCGACGCGGTGCTGGAATACTCCGCCGAGGACTACATCACGAAGGAAGATGTCTACGTCATCGTGACGCGCGACGGGTGGGTCAAGCGCCAGCGCTCCTACACCGAGATGGGCGCGATCCGCGTCCGCGACGGCGACGAGGTGGCCTACGCCCTCGCCGGCTCGACGCGCGCCACCGTCGCCTTTTTCACGAGCGCAGGCCGCGTTTTCACCGCCCGCATCGACGACCTCCCGCAGACGACCGGCTACGGCGACCCGGTCCAGAAGTTTTTCGACTTCAGGGACAAGGAGCACGTCGTCGGCGTCGCTTCGCTCGACGAGCGCGTCCTGCCCACGCCGATCCCGGTGGGTGAGGCCGAGCCCGAACTCTTCGGCGGCGACGGTGCCCCGGCCGACCTCGACGTCGGCCCCTTCGGCGTCGCCCTCACGGACGACGGGATGGCGGTCCGCTTCACGCTCGACGCCTTCGCCGAGCCGTCGAACAAGAACGGCCGCGTGTTCATGCGGGTCGGCAAGGGGAGCCGGGTCGTCGGGGCGGCGGTCAGCCGGGGCGACGAGAACGTGTGCCTCGCCTCGCGCGAGGGCCGGGCGCTGATCTTCCCCGCGCCGCAGATCCCCGTCTTCAAGAGTGCCGCTAAAGGCGTCATCGCGATGCGGCTCGACGAGAAGGACCGCGTCCTCGGGTTCGTCCTCTCCGACGCCGCCCGCGAGGGCTTCGAGGTCGAGACCAACCGGGGCCGGACGGAGATCGTGCGGACGACCAAGTTTGAGGTCTCGAACCGGGGTAACAAGGGCAAGAACGTGATCCAGCGCGGCACGCTCCGCCGTGTCGTCCCGCCGCCGGTCGAGCTTCACCTGAACGGCCAATGA
- a CDS encoding Uma2 family endonuclease codes for MPTVSIPPAARALLDSPTLPRHLRALQETMAQEAARREHFLEALSPDEKSEFINGEVIVHSPARHRHNDVTARLVALLKPYVTLHDLGTVVAEKALISLTRNDYEPDVCFFGREKTSEITPDTLRYPAPDLVIEVLSPSTEVRDRGVKLEDYAAHGVAEYWLLDPDAETAEVYVLDEESETYALRLKSDHGTLASVAVEGFAVPLRAAFDDAENLAALRSLLAA; via the coding sequence ATGCCTACGGTCTCGATCCCACCTGCTGCCCGTGCGCTCCTCGACTCGCCTACGCTCCCGCGTCACCTCCGGGCGCTGCAGGAGACGATGGCTCAGGAAGCCGCCCGCCGCGAGCACTTTCTTGAGGCGCTGTCGCCGGACGAGAAGTCCGAGTTCATAAACGGAGAGGTGATTGTGCATTCCCCCGCCCGCCACCGCCATAACGATGTAACCGCTCGCCTCGTCGCGCTTCTCAAGCCGTACGTGACGCTCCACGACCTCGGGACGGTCGTAGCCGAAAAGGCGCTCATCTCGCTGACCCGCAACGACTACGAGCCGGACGTGTGCTTCTTCGGCCGAGAGAAGACATCGGAGATCACACCCGACACGCTCCGCTACCCCGCGCCCGACCTCGTGATCGAAGTGCTCAGCCCGAGCACCGAAGTGCGAGACCGCGGCGTCAAGCTCGAAGACTACGCCGCCCACGGCGTCGCCGAATACTGGCTGCTCGACCCCGACGCTGAGACGGCCGAGGTCTACGTCCTCGACGAGGAGAGCGAGACCTATGCGCTCCGGCTGAAGTCTGACCACGGCACGCTTGCCAGCGTCGCCGTCGAAGGCTTCGCCGTTCCCCTCCGCGCCGCCTTCGACGATGCCGAGAACCTCGCCGCCCTCCGCAGCCTCCTCGCTGCCTAA